One stretch of Cygnus olor isolate bCygOlo1 chromosome 1, bCygOlo1.pri.v2, whole genome shotgun sequence DNA includes these proteins:
- the MIEF1 gene encoding mitochondrial dynamics protein MID51: MAGAGQRKGKKDDNGIGTAIDFVLSNARLVLGVGGAAMLGIATLAVKRMYDRAISAPSSPTRLSQSGKRSWEEPNWLGSSSRLLTQDMKTNLSRSLQTLPTDPSAADADFFRPTKPKPSAKRSQVELKKSRLRLSLQEKLFAYYRRKVAIPADEQARAKQAAVDICAELRSFLRAKLPDMPLRDMYLSGSLYDDLQVVTADHIQLIVPLMLEQNLWSCIPGEDTIMNIPGFYLVRRENPEYFPRGSSYWDRCVVGGYLSPKAVAETFEKVVAGSINWPAIGTLLDYVIRPAAPPADLTLEVQYDPERHLFIDFLPSLTLGDIILVAKPHRLAQNDNLWRLSLRPAETARLRALDQCDSGCRCLCLKIFKAVCKSNPALGHLTASQLTNVILHLAQEESDWSQDVLADRFLQALKGLIRYLEAGVLPSALNPKVNLFSELTPEEVDELGYTLYSSLSEPEVLLQT; encoded by the exons ATGGCAGGCGCTGGGCAGCGCAAAGGCAAGAAGGACGACAATGGCATCGGCACGGCCATCGACTTCGTGCTGTCCAACGCCCGGCTCGTGCTGGGCGTGGGTGGAGCGGCGATGCTGGGCATTGCCACGCTGGCTGTCAAACGG ATGTACGACCGGGCAATCAGTGCTCCCAGCAGCCCCACCCGCTTGAGCCAGTCAGGGAAGAGGAGCTGGGAAGAGCCCAACTGGCTGGGGTCCTCCTCGCGCTTACTGACCCAGGACATGAAGACTAACCTCAGCCGCTCCCTGCAGACCCTTCCCACCGATCCTTCGGCCGCTGACGCAG ACTTTTTCCGACCCACAAAGCCCAAGCCATCTGCCAAGAGGAGTCAAGTGGAGCTGAAAAAATCCCGCCTTCGTCTGTCTCTGCAAGAAAAGCTCTTCGCCTATTACCGGAGGAAGGTAGCTATCCCAGCAGACGAGCAGGCCCGGGCCAAGCAAGCAGCCGTGGACATCTGTGCCGAGCTGCGCAGCTTCCTCCGTGCCAAGCTGCCGGACATGCCGCTGCGTGACATGTACCTCAGTGGCAGCCTGTATGACGACCTGCAG GTAGTGACAGCTGACCACATCCAGCTCATTGTCCCTCTCATGCTGGAGCAGAACCTATGGTCGTGCATCCCCGGGGAGGACACTATCATGAACATTCCTGGCTTCTACTTGGTGCGTCGGGAAAACCCGGAGTACTTTCCCCGTGGGAGCAGCTACTGGGACCGCTGTGTGGTGGGAGGTTACCTTTCCCCCAAAGCTGTAGCGGAGACTTTTGAGAAAGTTGTAGCTGGCTCTATCAACTGGCCAGCAATCGGGACTCTCTTGGATTACGTGATCCGTCCGGCAGCTCCCCCGGCAGATTTGACGCTGGAAGTCCAGTACGATCCCGAACGGCACCTTTTTATTGACTTCCTACCGTCCCTGACGCTGGGTGACATCATCCTCGTGGCCAAACCCCACCGGCTGGCCCAGAATGACAATCTGTGGCGACTGAGCCTGCGGCCAGCAGAAACAGCTCGCCTCCGGGCCCTGGACCAGTGCGATTCTGGCTGCCGTTGCTTGTGCCTGAAGATCTTCAAAGCGGTCTGCAAGTCGAACCCAGCCCTGGGTCACCTCACCGCCAGCCAGCTCACCAACGTCATCCTGCACCTAGCCCAGGAGGAGTCCGACTGGTCCCAGGACGTGCTGGCTGATCGCTTCTTGCAGGCGCTGAAGGGGCTGATCCGCTACTTGGAGGCGGGCGTCCTCCCCAGCGCCCTGAACCCCAAGGTGAACTTGTTTTCGGAGCTCACCCCGGAAGAAGTGGATGAATTGGGCTACACCCTCTACAGCTCTCTCTCAGAGCCAGAGGTCTTGCTGCAGACGTAA
- the LOC121071123 gene encoding MIEF1 upstream open reading frame protein-like: protein MAAWSREAVLSLYRALLRRGRALRYTDRDFYRAAVRSEFRRHRGLQRPEDRERQLEKGQAFLRSGLGGLL, encoded by the coding sequence ATGGCAGCGTGGTCGCGGGAGGCCGTCCTCAGCCTGTACCGGGCTCTGctgcgccggggccgggcgctgcgctACACCGACCGCGACTTCTACCGGGCCGCCGTCCGCAGCGAGTTCCGCCGCCACCGCGGGCTGCAGCGGCCGGAGGACAGGGAGCGGCAGCTGGAGAAGGGGCAGGCTTTCCTGCGGagcgggctgggggggctgctctAG